The Tubulanus polymorphus chromosome 3, tnTubPoly1.2, whole genome shotgun sequence nucleotide sequence AGATACTTCCGCGAAATATGGATACTGGTAAAAAAACGTCTGGATTATCTGGCTATCAGTTTACTTCTTGCGGTCATGTTCATATACACTCTGTGCATATCCAGCCGCGAATGGTAAATTGTGATCTTTTCCAGGAGGCCTGAATCCTCGTTCCTCGGACAACTGTAAAAATAtcataacaaaatattcattagaTTGTGAGTTAAAGCGCGAACGGATGTGATTTGGATATCGAAATTCAATGCAACATCTTGTGTATAAACCTCTTCGGCCATTTCACGAATATGATAACTCTCGAATCCACAACACCCTCCGATGTATCTCACTCCAAGTTCATAAGCTTTACGGGCATAATCTCTACATTCCCAACGAGTAAGAATGCGTGGCTCCATCGCtggaaatgaaaacaaaaccaaTTAATCATAATGATACCTATTTGGACATCGTCAATCTATATGTGATTTCAGCTCACCTAACAAGTACTCGGGTAGTTGAGAATATCCTTCAACTAGATACTCAGTTTCAGGAGATAGGAATCCGATTGGTTGCATCATCAAAAATGGAGATAAACCAGCTTCATTCAGTGCATCTTTCATCAATTTTATCGTTTTCAGTTGCGCGTTATAATCAAACTGGCAATTTAAACCCAAAATATCAGCCCCTGGATGACGGAAAAAACACCATTTTACATTTTGCTAACTCTGGATGACATTGAAACATGTTTGAAAACATCGCATGTTATTCAGGGAGGTATTTTTCTAGAGTGAAGGCACGATTTTACACCTCGTTTAGCCATTCTGACTGCACATTCTCCTGCGCTGATTCCATTCATACATCCAACTAAACCTATTCTCATCGTACACGCTATAGGTTTGTTGTATTTCTTCATGACATCAATCGCCCATTCCATCTCTTCGATTGAACCGAAAaactgaatttgaaatagatttaaaaacTAAAAGGTTCATTGAGGTTATAACAATTCGTTCTCATTGCAAATACCTCCGCTAAAAAGAAATCGACATCCTTCTTATTGTATACTTTGCATTGCT carries:
- the LOC141902164 gene encoding S-methylmethionine--homocysteine S-methyltransferase BHMT2-like → MKAAEINHAACDLAFDVATSYNLLVCGGLSPTSTYTAGKGKAAVQAEFEKQCKVYNKKDVDFFLAEFFGSIEEMEWAIDVMKKYNKPIACTMRIGLVGCMNGISAGECAVRMAKRGADILGLNCQFDYNAQLKTIKLMKDALNEAGLSPFLMMQPIGFLSPETEYLVEGYSQLPEYLLAMEPRILTRWECRDYARKAYELGVRYIGGCCGFESYHIREMAEELSEERGFRPPGKDHNLPFAAGYAQSVYEHDRKKHGRNYWMNLIPNTGRPNSAAYNSERGLIHL